A region from the Gemmatimonadota bacterium genome encodes:
- a CDS encoding amidohydrolase family protein: protein MTLDIESGIRRPKIDMHCHIWLMDGWEQSADHLVASGDMLGITEYWCSSIIQQGILAPVEDVYPHNNTILSAMARHPKRVRGWCFVIPGHFQGAIDEAERCLDAGMIGIKLYNQYRINDPVLHPILELASERRVPILQHAGYPVPEHRASQPLISHGIHFSEASEKYPDAILIHAHIGGGGDWEHTVREMRQASPNVYIDVSGSNLDDGQVEYAVSELGVERVLFGTDGTMAGSVGKVLDADLTEDEREHIFWTNAERILAQQGATPTEPRTS from the coding sequence ATGACCTTAGATATTGAATCCGGCATTCGCCGTCCCAAAATTGACATGCACTGCCATATCTGGCTTATGGATGGGTGGGAGCAGTCGGCTGATCATCTCGTTGCTTCGGGTGATATGCTCGGCATTACCGAATACTGGTGTTCCTCTATTATCCAGCAGGGCATTCTGGCTCCTGTTGAGGATGTGTATCCTCACAATAATACTATTCTGAGCGCGATGGCGCGCCATCCCAAACGCGTTCGCGGCTGGTGTTTTGTCATTCCCGGTCATTTTCAAGGTGCCATAGACGAAGCCGAGCGCTGTCTTGACGCGGGCATGATCGGCATTAAGCTCTACAATCAGTACCGCATCAACGATCCTGTCTTACACCCCATTCTCGAATTGGCGAGCGAACGCCGCGTGCCCATTCTTCAGCACGCCGGATACCCCGTTCCCGAACACCGCGCAAGCCAGCCGCTCATTTCACACGGTATCCATTTTAGCGAAGCCAGCGAAAAATATCCCGATGCGATTCTCATTCACGCCCATATCGGGGGCGGAGGCGATTGGGAACACACGGTGCGCGAAATGCGCCAGGCGTCTCCCAATGTTTATATCGATGTGTCGGGTAGCAACCTGGACGATGGCCAGGTCGAATACGCGGTTTCAGAACTCGGTGTCGAGCGCGTGCTTTTTGGCACCGATGGCACGATGGCTGGCTCGGTGGGCAAAGTTCTCGATGCAGATCTCACCGAGGATGAGCGCGAACACATTTTTTGGACCAATGCCGAACGCATTCTCGCGCAACAGGGGGCTACGCCTACAGAACCTCGTACCAGTTAA